The genomic window CACTGCATGGAGCGTGCCGCGGCTTGGCAGGCGTTGCTGCGGCGTTCGGCGGTGGTGCCATAGCGCAGCGATGCACGTGCCCCTTCGCCGGCCGCCAGGGCCAGCGATTGCTGCGCGGCGAAGATCATCACCCCGGTGAAGGTGATCAGCAGCAAGGGCAGCACACCGAACAACATCATCAGTGCGAACTCGATGGTCACCACCCCGCGTGCGCGCTGCCTGCTTCTTCGTCCGTGACTAGACATGGGCAGCTCCCTGCACCACGGTGCCGATCATCGCCATGCCCATGTACGCCGCATAGGGAATGCCCCGGCGGCCGCGCCGCGCCGCACGCAGATCCATCTGCCAGTCCATCACCCGGTCTGAACCCTGCAGCGACTGCACCATCCGCTGCAGGGGCAGGGGTGCGCAACGCGCCGCCGGTGCCCAGGTGAGAACCACCAGCGCATGCGCGCCGGCGGCCAGGCTGGCAATCACCCAGATCGGCAGCAGTGCACTGCCGCCCAGCAGGAAGCCGATGACCGAAAACAGCTTCACGTCTCCGGCTCCCATCCAGCCGATGGCATAGAACGGCAGCAGCGCGGCCAGCCCGATGAGGCCGCCCAGCAGGCAGCTGGCCAGTGCGGGCGGGCTGCCCACCTGCAGCAGTTGCATCACCAGCACGCCTGCCAGCACCGCCAGCAGCACCCGGTTGGACACACGCCTGGCCAGCAGGTCGCTGATGGCGACCTGGATGCCCAGCAGCAGGGCTGTCAGATGGATCAGGGTCATGGCGGGACCGTGCCTCAGCCGGTCGGGGTGCCGCCGCCCTCGCCAACCAGGGCAGTGAGTTTGTCCAGTACGGTCTGGAACACGGTCCTCAGCCCGTCGCGTGCGAAAAAGATGATCAAACCAGCCACAACTGCGGCCAGCAGCCCGTATTCAAGTGCGGTGACACCGTCTTCTTCCCGGAAAAACCTGCGCATCTGTGCGTTCATGATGTTCTCCCTGATGACCCGGTGTCGGAGTTGCACCGACAGCTGCCGGGCGCTGGGCATTGCTGCCCGATTGAGGTCATTGGGATACGCATGACACCGGCAAGAGTGTGCCGACGGTCGCGCGGGCTGCTGGCCGTGCCAGCAGTTTCCTACCCGTGCTGCCGTTGTCCCCTGTCGGCATGCAGCGCATGCCCGGAAGCATCATTGCAATCGCCCCGTCGACCGCATGCGCATATTCGGCAAGATTGAATTGTTTTTCATATATGTGACGCATTTGGCTAATCGGGATGGCGGAGCCGGCGTGAAGACTGTTTTTCTTTGTCAGTATCCTTGGCGAGGACGGTAGCCCAGGGTGTCCAGGGGCGCGGCTTCGGATTGCAGGTTTCAGGCTGTGCGACAGGGGACTGCAGGCTGTTTTTGTGAATGGCCTGCAACGGATGGTCGGCTTCTGAAGCGCGTTCCTGTCGAGGGCGCGCAAAGGCTTTCACATGGATGCGGTTGTCGGCGGAAATGGTTTGAAGTCTTTTGATCTGGCGTCACTGAGTGGCACATTGCGCGTGTGCCATGTTGAGCTCGTGCTGCTTGATGACCAGCCGCCCTCGGCTTCAATCACGTCCTTTGTCCACGATCAGGCCCTGCTGTGCACCTTCGAAATCGGCGCACGCACCCGCGGCCGCTTCATGCTGCCGCTGGACTGGTGCCTGCTGGGCTGGCTGCAGTCGGTTGACCCACAGAGCAGCTGGTGCCACGGCGTGCCATTGCAGTCCGGCAACATCGTGTCGGTGATGCCGGAAGGCGTTACCGAATTCGCGCTCGGCGCGTGCAGCCGCGTCACCTTCGTGCTGGTGCCATTGAAGCGTTTTCAGGAGCGTGCGGCGGCGCAGCGGCTGGGTGGATTGGGCGATGAGTCGCTGGCTGTGCCGCTGTTGAGCCCGCGACCGCATGTGCCGCTGCAGGATTACTACCAGGGTCTGCATGAGCGCATCCGCCAGGGGCAGGTGGGTGCCGACGAAATAAACGCAATGCTCGATGCGCATGTCAAAGAGGTTGTCACCAGCGGACCACCCGAGCGCGGTGGTTGCAACCGAAGCCGCTGCGCCCGGTATCTCATCTTCCGCCGCGCCGAAGACATGATGTACGCCAACCTGCGCCGGCATATCTATATGCATGAACTGTGCGATGCCGCCGGTGTCAGCGAGCGCGCGCTGCGCTATGCCTTCGAGGAGCTTGTTGGTATTTCGCCGGTGCGCTATCTGTCGATGTTGCGTCTGTGTGAAGCCTGCCGCAGCCTGTCCAGTGCCGATGCGGGCCGCAAATCGGTCAAGTCGATCGCGCTGAGTTGTGGCCTGTGGGATCTGTCGCGCTTTGCCGACAACTACCGCAAGGTATTTGGCGAGCTGCCCAGCGAAACGCTGATGCGTGGCACCTACAGCTCCGCCTGATGGCGGCAGAGTGTGATGGGCATCAAGGCCGCACACACGATTGCCGATTACGTGCATCGGCGTGCCGTTAACGGGCAACGGTTTGCCAAATCGACGTAGTGCTGTGCCGGATGCGGGTAAGTGGCGGGGCGCGGCGGCGCTGTACTGGCCTCACAGAGAGAACCCCTCCACGCCTGGTGGGGTTGAGCTGGAGGCCCCAAATGAACCGCATCTATCGGCTGGTATGGAACCGCACCCTGAATGCATTTGTGGTGGGGTCGGAGTTGGCCAGTGCGCAAGGCAAGCGCTCAGGTCCGCAGAAGCTTTCGCCACTGGGGTCCTGGACCCTGGCCGCGCTGGGCAGCGCCATTGCGCTGGCCATGGCCGGGCCCGCAGCGGCAACCGACGCCAAGCTGGCCGACCTGCAGGATCTGGTCGCCAAGTACAGCAATACCGACGCGCAGCAGATCATCGCCACCACGCTGCCCGCCGTGAATGCCGGCGCCTCGCTCAATGCCTCGGTCACGCTTCCGTCCTTGCTGCAGTTGGATGGCTCGGCGGCAGTCACGCTCAAGCCGCCGGTCGCCTCAGCACCGGCTGCCGCACGCGCGCAGCTCGGCGTACGCGCGGCATTGCCGGCGCTGCGTCCACACGCCCCGGCGAGCACGCCGGCAGCGGCGTTGGCCGTGGTTGCCGATGCCGCGTTGGCGGTAAAACCGCTGGCCGCATCGGCCAATGCAACGGTGACCGCGACCGTAGGGCCGCTCTCCGGCCCCGGCGCAGGCCTGCAAGGCCTTGCCGCGGTACTGCTGCCGGGCAAGGAGGAGGGCGGTAGTCCCCTGCACGGCACCTTGGTTTCAACGGCCAGCGCGGTCAAGGAATTGACCGGCGAAGTACTGACCGGCCAGCCGCTGGCGGCGGTGCACACGCTGGGCGGGCATGCCGGTGCGACCGTAGGATCGCTCACCGAGCACGTGGGTGGCAGTGTTGCCGGCCTGGCTGGTGCGTTGTTGCCGGGCAGCCAGGAGGGCGGCAATCCCCTGCATGGCACCCTGGTTTCAACTGTCGGCGCGGTCAAGGAGTTGACCGGTGAAGTGCTCACCGGCCAGCCGCTGGCGGCGGTGCACACGCTGGGCGGGCATGCCGATGCGACCGTAGGATCGCTCACCGAACATGTGGGTGGCAGTGTTGCCGGCCTGGCCGGTGCGTTGTTGCCGGGCAGCCAGGAAGGCGGCAATCCCCTGCATGGCACCCTGGTTTCAACCGTCGGCGCGGTCAAGGAGTTGACCGGCGAAGTGCTCACCGGCCAGCCGCTGGCGGCGGTGCACACGCTGGGCGGGCATGCCGGTGCGACCGTCGGATCGCTCACCGAACACGTGGGTGGCAGTGTCGCCGGTCTGACAGGTGCGTTGTTGCCGGGCAGCCAGGAGGGCGGCAGTCCCCTGCAGAGCACCTTGGTGTCAACGGCGGGCGCGGTCAAAGAGTTGAGTGGCGAAGTGCTGGCTGGGCAACCGGTAGCTGCGGTGCAGACGCTCACCTCGCATGCCGGTACGACCGTGACATCGCTTACCCAGCAGGTGGGTGGCGGTGTGGCCGGCCTGACCGGCGCGTTGTTGCCGGGCGGCCAGGCAGGTAGCAATCCGGTACGCGGTGTCGTGACCGGCGCGGTGGGTGCGGTC from Stenotrophomonas nitritireducens includes these protein-coding regions:
- a CDS encoding pilus assembly protein TadE, with amino-acid sequence MSSHGRRSRQRARGVVTIEFALMMLFGVLPLLLITFTGVMIFAAQQSLALAAGEGARASLRYGTTAERRSNACQAAARSMQWLLNYSGTAAGCASASAAPIIVSQPYACAADSSVKCIRVITSYDHDAHPFMPGTGALMGWSMGKSLSSTAVVQLDLGDR
- a CDS encoding helix-turn-helix domain-containing protein, whose product is MDAVVGGNGLKSFDLASLSGTLRVCHVELVLLDDQPPSASITSFVHDQALLCTFEIGARTRGRFMLPLDWCLLGWLQSVDPQSSWCHGVPLQSGNIVSVMPEGVTEFALGACSRVTFVLVPLKRFQERAAAQRLGGLGDESLAVPLLSPRPHVPLQDYYQGLHERIRQGQVGADEINAMLDAHVKEVVTSGPPERGGCNRSRCARYLIFRRAEDMMYANLRRHIYMHELCDAAGVSERALRYAFEELVGISPVRYLSMLRLCEACRSLSSADAGRKSVKSIALSCGLWDLSRFADNYRKVFGELPSETLMRGTYSSA
- a CDS encoding Flp family type IVb pilin; this translates as MNAQMRRFFREEDGVTALEYGLLAAVVAGLIIFFARDGLRTVFQTVLDKLTALVGEGGGTPTG
- a CDS encoding A24 family peptidase, translated to MTLIHLTALLLGIQVAISDLLARRVSNRVLLAVLAGVLVMQLLQVGSPPALASCLLGGLIGLAALLPFYAIGWMGAGDVKLFSVIGFLLGGSALLPIWVIASLAAGAHALVVLTWAPAARCAPLPLQRMVQSLQGSDRVMDWQMDLRAARRGRRGIPYAAYMGMAMIGTVVQGAAHV